A genome region from Brassica oleracea var. oleracea cultivar TO1000 chromosome C2, BOL, whole genome shotgun sequence includes the following:
- the LOC106323267 gene encoding uncharacterized protein LOC106323267 has protein sequence MLLLALIKIKGHSGNELVSSMRQVLMLKLVVIIVSISTKWLSLNTPKPAGNSKRKETCSQASSNSVGDPEVRPEGIKAAKAKKKNSAPLRSLSECQTVWEMKKEDLLMRKEDLLIKERLTKLAILDTLLAKKDPLTEPEEATKNKLLALI, from the exons ATGCTGTTGTTGGCGTTGATCAAAATAAAGGGACATTCTGGAAACGAGTTGGTGAGTTCTATGCGTCAAGTCCTCATGCTAAAGCTAGTGGTGATAATCGTGAGCATCTCAACT AAATGGCTCAGCCTTAACACTCCTAAGCCTGCTGGGAATTCAAAGCGAAAAGAGACATGTTCTCAAGCTTCAAGCAACTCCGTTGGTGATCCTGAGGTCCGTCCTGAAGGAATCAAGGCGGCGAAGGCTAAAAAGAAAAATTCCGCACCATTGAGGTCTCTGTCGGAGTGTCAGACCGTTTGGGAGATGAAGAAGGAGGATCTCTTGATGAGGAAGGAGGATCTCTTGATCAAGGAGAGACTAACAAAGCTTGCGATTCTTGACACACTTCTAGCCAAGAAAGATCCTCTTACTGAGCCTGAAGAAGCAACTAAGAATAAGCTGCTGGCTTTGATCTAA